A stretch of the Chelonia mydas isolate rCheMyd1 chromosome 5, rCheMyd1.pri.v2, whole genome shotgun sequence genome encodes the following:
- the C5H9orf85 gene encoding uncharacterized protein C9orf85 homolog isoform X2 — translation MQESQKINAKLHDGVCQHCKEVLEWRVKFSKYKPLSKPKKCVKCLQKTVKDSYHIICRSCACELEVCAKCGKKEEIVVPISKGPEKTENETTGNCQRTLSRRDESEERDELDFDIDLDGMDDKNPDMLEEHFKNMKFERTEV, via the exons aaaattaatGCAAAGCTTCATGATGGAGTGTGTCAGCACTGTAAGGAGGTCTTGGAGTGGCGTGTAAAATTCAGCAAATACAAACCACTATCAAAACCGAAGAAATG CGTGAAGTGCCTCCAAAAGACTGTAAAGGATTCTTACCATATTATTTGCAGATCCTGTGCTTGTGAATTAGAAGTGTGTGCTAAAtgtggaaagaaagaagaaattgtAGTTCC GATCAGTAAAGGACCAGAGAAGACGGAGAATGAGACTACTGGAAATTGCCAAAGAACGCTCAGTAGAAGAGATGAGTCAGAGGAAAGAGATGAACTGGATTTTGATATTGACTTAGATGGCATGGATGATAAGAATCCTGACATGCTCGAGGAACACTTCAAAAATATGAAGTTTGAAAGGACAGAAGTCTGA